Proteins from a genomic interval of Youhaiella tibetensis:
- the mepA gene encoding penicillin-insensitive murein endopeptidase: protein MNLPRLLGFASIALCLLLTSANAQQPARDLFGAMSQPTGGPSIPVGSYAKGCIAGAVQLPTDGPGWQAMRLSRDRRWGTPELVGYIEALAGSAAQDGWPGIMVGDMGQARGGPMKSGHASHQIGLDVDIWLQPMPNHTLSAEEREKLSAVSVLRKGTREVDPKRFGEAERLLIYRAAQLPGVARIFVAPGIKKSLCAITWRDRSFLHKIRPWYGHDDHFHVRLSCPPGVASCLDQNPIPAGDGCGGELDYWFTDAPYKPSTSPPAPPLTLADLPKACAAVLKAH from the coding sequence ATGAACCTTCCCCGCCTGCTTGGTTTTGCCTCGATCGCCCTATGCCTGCTGCTGACGTCCGCCAACGCCCAGCAACCGGCCCGTGACCTCTTCGGAGCAATGAGCCAGCCCACGGGCGGTCCCTCCATTCCCGTGGGAAGCTACGCCAAGGGGTGTATCGCCGGCGCCGTGCAATTGCCCACTGATGGACCGGGCTGGCAGGCCATGCGCCTTTCGCGCGACCGCCGTTGGGGAACGCCCGAGCTCGTCGGCTATATCGAAGCACTGGCAGGGTCCGCCGCGCAGGACGGTTGGCCGGGCATCATGGTGGGCGACATGGGCCAGGCCCGTGGGGGCCCGATGAAAAGCGGGCATGCCTCCCACCAGATCGGCCTGGATGTCGACATCTGGCTGCAACCGATGCCGAACCACACGCTGAGCGCCGAGGAGCGCGAGAAACTGAGCGCCGTTTCGGTGCTCCGCAAAGGCACCCGCGAGGTCGACCCGAAACGGTTCGGGGAGGCCGAACGCCTCCTTATCTATCGTGCGGCGCAACTGCCAGGCGTCGCGCGCATTTTCGTCGCCCCGGGGATCAAGAAGTCGCTCTGCGCCATCACCTGGCGGGATCGCAGCTTCCTCCACAAGATACGCCCCTGGTACGGCCACGACGACCATTTCCACGTGCGCCTTTCCTGCCCGCCGGGGGTCGCGTCCTGCCTCGATCAGAACCCGATCCCGGCCGGTGACGGGTGCGGCGGCGAACTCGACTACTGGTTCACCGACGCGCCCTATAAGCCCAGCACCAGCCCTCCTGCCCCGCCGCTGACGCTGGCGGACCTTCCGAAAGCCTGTGCGGCGGTGCTCAAGGCCCACTGA
- a CDS encoding MFS transporter, producing the protein MNTRYGWVMVAAGALITCVAMGAMFALPVYLQPIAEETGWTHAGISAAMTVGFIVMGVAGFGWGTLSDRIGARPVVMAASVLLVTGLVVASRATDLLVFQFAYGGLVGASGGAFFAPIMAATVGWFDKHRSLAVSLVSVGGGVAPMVITPFASYLIQTNGWRSAMLTIAIGALFLLIPASLFIRRPPLVEDAPAPVATSEAPTEAAAPTKQRSAAVAALRTPQFIVLATTFFLCCAAHSGPIFHTVSYAMICGASALAAASIYSVEGVSGLVGRLVFGILADRLGVRRVIVGGLALQAVGIYTYIYVSELTHFYMLAVILGMAYGGVMPLYAVLARDYFGPRVMGTVLGAATMTSSIGMAFGPVGGGWLYDTFGSYHWLYIASAAVGVAAAGMALAFPPPAKAQEGDGPGELQPA; encoded by the coding sequence ATGAACACGCGTTACGGTTGGGTCATGGTGGCGGCGGGTGCGCTGATCACCTGTGTGGCGATGGGGGCGATGTTCGCGCTGCCCGTTTATCTTCAACCCATTGCAGAGGAAACCGGCTGGACCCATGCCGGTATCTCGGCGGCGATGACGGTCGGCTTCATCGTAATGGGCGTGGCCGGCTTCGGGTGGGGCACGCTCAGCGATCGCATCGGGGCACGACCGGTGGTCATGGCGGCCTCGGTTCTGCTGGTGACCGGGCTCGTCGTCGCCAGCCGGGCAACGGACCTGCTGGTTTTTCAGTTCGCCTATGGCGGCCTTGTGGGGGCATCGGGAGGCGCCTTCTTCGCGCCCATCATGGCGGCGACCGTCGGCTGGTTCGACAAGCATCGCAGCCTGGCGGTTTCGCTGGTCTCGGTGGGCGGGGGCGTGGCTCCCATGGTCATCACGCCCTTTGCCAGCTACCTCATACAGACCAATGGCTGGCGCAGCGCCATGCTAACCATCGCCATTGGCGCGCTGTTTCTGCTGATACCGGCCAGCCTCTTCATTCGTCGCCCGCCCCTGGTCGAGGACGCGCCCGCTCCCGTTGCGACGAGCGAAGCGCCGACCGAGGCAGCAGCGCCGACCAAGCAGCGCAGCGCCGCCGTGGCCGCGCTGCGCACGCCGCAATTCATCGTGCTCGCGACGACGTTCTTCCTTTGCTGCGCGGCCCATTCGGGGCCGATTTTCCACACGGTAAGCTATGCCATGATCTGCGGTGCCTCGGCGCTGGCGGCGGCGAGCATCTACAGCGTCGAAGGGGTGTCGGGGCTGGTGGGGCGGCTGGTGTTCGGCATCCTGGCGGATCGATTAGGCGTGCGGCGCGTCATCGTGGGCGGCCTGGCGCTGCAGGCAGTGGGTATCTACACCTACATCTACGTCTCCGAACTGACGCATTTCTACATGCTCGCCGTGATCCTTGGCATGGCCTATGGCGGGGTTATGCCGCTCTATGCGGTGCTGGCGCGCGACTATTTCGGGCCGCGCGTGATGGGGACGGTGCTCGGGGCCGCCACCATGACATCGAGCATCGGCATGGCCTTCGGTCCCGTCGGGGGCGGCTGGCTCTACGACACGTTCGGCAGCTATCACTGGCTCTATATCGCCTCGGCCGCGGTCGGGGTGGCAGCGGCCGGGATGGCGCTGGCCTTTCCGCCCCCCGCCAAGGCGCAGGAGGGCGATGGCCCAGGGGAACTGCAGCCCGCCTGA
- a CDS encoding winged helix-turn-helix transcriptional regulator → MDEIRSGCPINLSVELLGDRWSLVVLRDMMFGNKRTYGDLHANSLEGIATNILANRLKRLVGEGLVTAAPDPTHKQRTIYSLTEKAIALVPVMVQLGAWGAHYLPASPQLAARALLLEKGGPQMWADFRDELRHLHLDAPAPSRSVLAELDRAYEEAAEA, encoded by the coding sequence ATGGACGAAATCAGGTCCGGATGCCCGATCAACCTCTCCGTTGAACTGCTGGGAGACCGATGGAGTCTGGTGGTGCTGCGCGACATGATGTTCGGCAACAAGCGCACCTATGGGGATTTGCACGCCAACTCGCTCGAAGGCATCGCCACCAACATCCTGGCCAATCGCCTCAAGCGCCTTGTTGGCGAAGGCCTTGTAACGGCTGCCCCCGACCCGACCCACAAGCAGCGCACCATCTATAGTCTCACCGAAAAGGCGATCGCCCTTGTGCCGGTCATGGTGCAGCTGGGCGCCTGGGGCGCTCATTATCTGCCGGCCAGCCCGCAACTGGCCGCAAGGGCCCTGCTCCTCGAAAAGGGCGGGCCGCAGATGTGGGCCGATTTTCGGGATGAACTGCGCCACCTGCACCTCGACGCCCCCGCCCCGTCCCGCTCGGTCCTTGCCGAACTCGACCGCGCCTACGAAGAGGCCGCCGAGGCGTGA
- a CDS encoding TetR/AcrR family transcriptional regulator — translation MTDTRTKLLAAAQQELVEGHGHLEMQGVARRAQVSVGLAYHHFGSKAGLVAAVVENFYNELDAVAFGGARLVSPTWAGREKERIGLYLRFHYAHPFAPLVVGALSRAPEVLEVEAAFTSRQLADGARMLEAARRDGRVPADIDAHLTIALMIGGIRQALHGVLSGPTRPDPATLTDDIWRFIAAALRLEDDDEIQPPVPSP, via the coding sequence ATGACCGACACACGCACCAAGCTGCTTGCAGCCGCCCAGCAGGAACTTGTCGAAGGGCACGGCCATCTCGAGATGCAGGGCGTCGCCCGGCGGGCACAGGTATCCGTCGGCCTGGCCTACCACCACTTCGGCTCCAAGGCCGGGCTCGTCGCCGCCGTGGTCGAGAACTTCTATAACGAGCTCGATGCCGTGGCTTTCGGCGGCGCGCGCCTCGTGTCCCCGACCTGGGCCGGCAGGGAGAAGGAGCGTATTGGCCTCTACCTGCGCTTCCACTACGCGCATCCCTTCGCCCCGCTGGTCGTGGGCGCCTTGAGCCGGGCGCCGGAAGTTCTTGAAGTGGAGGCCGCCTTCACCAGCCGGCAGCTCGCCGACGGCGCCCGCATGCTCGAGGCCGCCAGGCGCGATGGCCGCGTTCCTGCCGATATCGATGCCCACCTCACCATCGCCCTCATGATCGGCGGCATCCGCCAGGCATTGCACGGCGTCCTTTCCGGCCCGACCCGGCCCGATCCCGCGACGCTCACCGACGACATCTGGCGTTTCATCGCCGCAGCCTTGCGGCTCGAGGACGATGACGAAATCCAACCGCCCGTCCCCTCCCCATAG
- the fabA gene encoding bifunctional 3-hydroxydecanoyl-ACP dehydratase/trans-2-decenoyl-ACP isomerase, whose product MHNPHDFHVPQASYSRDDLLRSSAGGYFGPGNAQLPAPPMLMMDRITAITLDGGRHGNGLIVGELDIAPDLWFFACHFAGDPVMPGCLGLDAMWQMIGYWLGWSGSPGKGRALGVGEVKFRGHITPETRLVRYEVSLRQVRRGKLALGIADGEVLADGQSVYSARDMRVGLIPPKG is encoded by the coding sequence GTGCACAACCCTCATGATTTCCACGTCCCGCAGGCGAGCTACTCCAGGGATGACCTGCTCCGATCGAGCGCCGGCGGCTATTTCGGCCCCGGCAACGCGCAACTCCCTGCCCCGCCCATGCTCATGATGGATCGCATCACCGCCATCACCCTGGATGGCGGCCGGCACGGCAACGGCCTCATCGTCGGCGAACTCGATATCGCGCCCGATCTCTGGTTCTTCGCCTGCCATTTCGCTGGCGATCCGGTCATGCCCGGCTGCCTGGGCCTCGATGCCATGTGGCAGATGATCGGCTATTGGCTGGGCTGGTCAGGCTCACCCGGCAAGGGCCGCGCGCTCGGCGTGGGCGAGGTGAAGTTCAGGGGGCACATCACCCCCGAGACGCGGCTTGTGCGCTACGAGGTCAGCCTGCGCCAGGTCCGGCGCGGCAAGCTGGCGCTCGGCATCGCCGATGGCGAGGTCCTGGCCGATGGCCAATCCGTCTATTCGGCCAGGGACATGCGCGTCGGCCTGATCCCGCCCAAGGGCTGA
- a CDS encoding ABC transporter ATP-binding protein has protein sequence MASVTIRNAVKSYGTMEVLHGVSLAAQDGEFVVLVGPSGCGKSTLLRMIAGLESITDGDIDIGGRVVNELEPKERDIAMVFQSYALYPHMSVRDNMGFSLKLARRSRKEIEEAVNRAAGILALEPLLDRYPRQLSGGQRQRVAMGRAIVRNPAVFLFDEPLSNLDAKLRVQMRSEIKALHQRLGSTMIYVTHDQMEAMTMADRIVVMRAGKIEQVGTPLEIYDNPANSFVAGFIGSPSMNLIEGTVMEKDGTVVLRDDGGADWSLAEAARAHLGRSVTMGIRPEQIVTRDGAISGTVVNVEPTGAETHVQVQVGANSIVVVLRDRFAGAVGSSIGIASLPERVNLFCRETGARLALSPG, from the coding sequence ATGGCAAGTGTAACGATCCGCAACGCGGTCAAGTCCTACGGCACGATGGAAGTGCTGCACGGCGTCTCGCTCGCCGCCCAGGACGGGGAGTTCGTGGTTCTGGTCGGTCCCTCGGGCTGCGGTAAGTCCACGCTGCTGCGCATGATCGCGGGCCTCGAAAGCATCACCGATGGCGACATCGATATCGGCGGGCGCGTCGTCAACGAACTGGAGCCCAAGGAGCGAGACATCGCCATGGTGTTCCAGTCCTATGCGCTCTATCCGCATATGAGCGTACGCGACAACATGGGGTTCTCCCTCAAGCTGGCGCGCCGCAGCCGCAAGGAGATCGAGGAAGCCGTCAACCGTGCCGCCGGTATCCTGGCGCTCGAGCCGCTCCTCGATCGCTATCCGCGACAGCTCTCGGGAGGGCAACGTCAGCGCGTTGCCATGGGCCGCGCCATCGTGCGTAACCCGGCCGTGTTCCTGTTCGACGAGCCCCTCTCCAACCTGGATGCCAAGCTGCGCGTGCAGATGCGCAGCGAGATCAAGGCGCTGCACCAGCGGCTCGGGTCCACCATGATCTACGTCACCCACGACCAGATGGAAGCCATGACCATGGCCGATCGCATCGTGGTGATGCGCGCCGGCAAGATCGAGCAGGTGGGCACGCCGCTCGAGATCTACGACAACCCGGCCAACAGTTTCGTGGCCGGATTCATCGGCTCGCCGTCGATGAACCTCATCGAGGGGACGGTAATGGAAAAGGATGGAACGGTCGTGCTCCGGGACGATGGCGGGGCGGACTGGAGCCTTGCCGAGGCAGCGCGCGCGCATCTGGGCCGGTCGGTGACCATGGGCATCCGGCCCGAGCAGATCGTGACCCGGGATGGCGCGATCAGCGGCACGGTGGTCAATGTCGAGCCGACGGGTGCGGAGACGCATGTGCAGGTGCAGGTCGGCGCCAATTCCATCGTGGTGGTGCTGCGCGACCGGTTCGCGGGGGCGGTAGGGTCGTCCATCGGCATCGCCAGCTTGCCTGAGCGCGTGAACCTCTTCTGCCGGGAGACGGGCGCGCGGCTTGCGCTGTCGCCGGGCTGA
- a CDS encoding carbohydrate ABC transporter permease has product MTTKSKAAARRALVLDILNHGALALVALLFLFPFFWMVSNAVRSNAEVLAIPVRLLPSVFEWDNFAKAWTEQPFGRFFFNSFVIATSVTAITVVVSCLSGYAFARLRFPGRDLLLMGYLGTLMVPGIMLIIPLYLIINSLGMVNTFQGVILPVAFGTFGSFLLRQFFLSIPNELEEAARVDGASRLRILVSIIVPLSMPAIGLLSLFTFIAQWNNFLWPLIVMTGAENATLPVGLTLFQTQQSTAWNYIMAGATLSMLPGIILAILLQKLIYNSIALNAGMGGR; this is encoded by the coding sequence ATGACAACTAAGTCCAAAGCCGCTGCGCGTCGGGCCCTGGTGCTCGATATCCTCAATCACGGCGCCCTGGCGCTGGTGGCACTGCTGTTCCTGTTCCCGTTCTTCTGGATGGTGTCGAACGCCGTGCGCAGCAATGCCGAGGTGCTGGCCATTCCGGTGCGGCTCCTGCCGTCGGTCTTCGAGTGGGACAATTTCGCCAAGGCGTGGACGGAGCAGCCCTTCGGCCGCTTCTTCTTCAACAGCTTCGTCATCGCGACGAGCGTCACGGCCATTACCGTGGTCGTCTCGTGCCTGTCGGGCTACGCCTTCGCGCGGCTGAGGTTTCCCGGGCGCGACCTGTTGCTGATGGGGTATCTGGGCACGCTCATGGTGCCGGGCATCATGCTCATCATCCCGCTCTACCTCATCATCAACAGCCTGGGCATGGTCAACACCTTCCAGGGGGTGATCCTGCCTGTCGCCTTCGGCACGTTCGGCTCATTCCTCTTGCGCCAGTTCTTCCTTTCCATCCCCAACGAGCTCGAAGAGGCGGCGCGGGTCGATGGCGCCTCGCGCCTGCGCATCCTCGTGAGCATCATCGTGCCGCTGTCGATGCCGGCGATCGGGCTGCTCTCTCTTTTCACCTTCATCGCGCAGTGGAACAACTTCCTCTGGCCGCTCATCGTCATGACGGGCGCCGAGAACGCCACGCTGCCCGTCGGGCTGACGCTCTTCCAGACCCAGCAGTCGACGGCCTGGAACTACATCATGGCGGGCGCCACCCTTTCCATGCTTCCCGGCATCATCCTCGCGATCCTGCTGCAGAAGCTCATCTACAACAGCATTGCCCTCAACGCCGGCATGGGCGGCCGCTAG
- a CDS encoding carbohydrate ABC transporter permease has protein sequence MTIAQETAASTASAATTRRRSRLDAREGRTALFFLLPSLIGVTLFLVVPIVASLVLSFTNWKLLGKPQFLGFANYVRLFTADPQFWTILRNTLFFTAEYLVLNLVISVGLAVWISSLKMGQRWFRVIFFLPTFTPTIAVAIVWMLIFAPDGLFDTMMRALSWTVPGVLTDQTLAMQAVVVVSLWAGVGYNTVLFNAALDMVPASYLEAARIDGATAWDRFWRIRLPLISPTLFFGTVMTAITSLQVFDQIYVMTRGGPGSATATLGYAVYQKGFQAFQMGYASSIAWVMFALIMALTAMQFWLQRKWVHYDN, from the coding sequence ATGACAATCGCGCAAGAAACCGCCGCCAGCACGGCTTCGGCTGCAACCACCCGGCGCCGAAGCCGACTGGACGCCCGGGAAGGGCGTACGGCCCTGTTCTTCCTGTTGCCGAGCCTGATCGGGGTGACTCTCTTCCTGGTCGTGCCCATCGTCGCATCGCTCGTGCTCAGCTTCACCAACTGGAAGCTGCTGGGCAAACCGCAGTTCCTGGGGTTTGCCAACTATGTCCGGCTCTTCACGGCCGACCCGCAGTTCTGGACGATCCTGCGCAATACGCTGTTCTTCACGGCCGAATACCTGGTGCTGAACCTGGTGATTTCCGTGGGGCTGGCTGTCTGGATCTCCAGCCTCAAGATGGGGCAGCGATGGTTCCGGGTGATCTTCTTCCTCCCGACCTTCACCCCGACCATCGCCGTCGCCATCGTCTGGATGCTCATATTCGCGCCCGACGGGCTTTTCGATACCATGATGCGCGCGCTCTCCTGGACCGTGCCGGGCGTGCTCACCGATCAGACGCTGGCCATGCAGGCGGTCGTGGTGGTCTCGCTCTGGGCCGGGGTCGGGTACAACACCGTGCTCTTCAACGCCGCTCTCGACATGGTGCCTGCGAGCTATCTCGAGGCGGCGCGCATCGATGGCGCGACGGCCTGGGACCGGTTCTGGAGAATCCGCCTGCCGCTCATCTCGCCGACGCTGTTTTTCGGCACGGTGATGACGGCCATCACCTCGCTCCAGGTCTTCGACCAGATCTACGTCATGACCCGCGGCGGGCCCGGTTCGGCCACGGCCACGCTCGGCTACGCGGTCTACCAGAAGGGCTTTCAGGCCTTCCAGATGGGCTACGCCTCATCGATTGCCTGGGTCATGTTCGCCCTCATCATGGCGCTCACCGCCATGCAGTTCTGGCTCCAGCGCAAGTGGGTGCATTATGACAACTAA
- a CDS encoding ABC transporter substrate-binding protein, whose protein sequence is MRLSIVLAAAAMAGSSLFAIGAAHAQDQVNLTWQMWGDEKDTALWQSLADLVTAEYPNIKVTPQISGWNDYWTRLPVLASSGQIGDLVAMQSMRMPSFYSLLEPLDAHFASDKFDTSVFESSIIKGLSYDGTQYALPYDVGPWIVFYNHDKFAEAGLADPAMDWTFDDFKAAAEKLTSGDNYGYAVQAFDFIAAPVALGAEYFNDSDQFDLTNAGYEGAVGKYVDLVAKDKASPVFASGTNAATASGRFASGNAAMYIDGPWSLISTKDAVNFKMGVAPLPRGEGASRFITAGSGWGISAASQHKDEAYKALQVLTGPKAAQILASAGRALPGRLAEQTYWYDVAAKDVSSTRETLEYAFEHSTPFRINENWNEFENLITQYMPLALTGEKTTDATLSDIQSQLP, encoded by the coding sequence ATGAGACTATCGATTGTTCTTGCTGCAGCGGCGATGGCCGGCAGCTCCCTGTTCGCCATCGGCGCCGCCCATGCCCAGGACCAGGTCAACCTGACCTGGCAGATGTGGGGCGACGAGAAGGATACCGCGCTCTGGCAGAGCCTTGCCGACCTGGTCACCGCCGAATACCCCAACATCAAGGTTACTCCGCAGATCTCAGGCTGGAACGACTACTGGACGCGCCTGCCGGTGCTCGCCTCGTCGGGCCAGATCGGGGACCTGGTGGCCATGCAGTCCATGCGCATGCCCAGCTTCTACAGCCTGCTCGAGCCGCTCGACGCGCACTTTGCCTCCGACAAGTTCGACACGTCGGTGTTCGAATCCTCGATTATCAAGGGGCTCTCCTACGACGGCACGCAATATGCGCTGCCCTATGACGTGGGCCCGTGGATCGTCTTCTACAACCACGACAAGTTCGCCGAGGCAGGCCTGGCCGACCCGGCCATGGACTGGACGTTCGATGACTTCAAGGCGGCCGCCGAGAAGCTCACGAGCGGCGACAATTACGGCTATGCCGTGCAGGCCTTCGACTTCATCGCCGCCCCGGTTGCCCTGGGCGCGGAGTACTTCAACGACTCCGACCAGTTCGACCTGACCAATGCCGGCTATGAAGGCGCGGTGGGCAAGTATGTCGACCTCGTCGCCAAGGACAAGGCTTCGCCGGTCTTTGCCTCGGGCACCAATGCCGCCACCGCCAGCGGCCGCTTCGCCTCGGGCAATGCGGCCATGTATATCGATGGCCCCTGGTCGCTGATCTCGACCAAGGATGCGGTCAACTTCAAGATGGGCGTCGCCCCGTTGCCGCGCGGCGAAGGCGCTTCGCGCTTCATCACCGCAGGTTCTGGCTGGGGCATCTCGGCCGCCAGCCAGCACAAGGACGAAGCCTACAAGGCTCTGCAGGTGCTGACGGGTCCGAAGGCCGCCCAGATCCTGGCTTCTGCCGGCCGCGCGCTGCCCGGCCGCCTCGCCGAGCAGACCTACTGGTACGACGTGGCCGCCAAGGATGTGAGCAGCACTCGCGAGACGCTGGAATATGCGTTCGAGCACTCGACCCCGTTCCGCATCAACGAGAACTGGAACGAGTTCGAGAACCTGATCACCCAGTACATGCCGCTGGCATTGACCGGTGAGAAGACCACCGACGCGACGCTCTCGGACATCCAGAGCCAGTTGCCGTAA
- a CDS encoding DUF4037 domain-containing protein has product MSREAELIAIMTPLLADLAEDGRGAVALAGSRGKRRSDLKSDYDFRVYADAYRGPEVRESVQWKRFEAAMHDWVAEGFRMDGVWMRSYAGVRRDLDAWISGTAVPKTFEWTIWGYHLPTDLANQQIIFDPQGLLADWRGQLATYPETLRASILRQYGEILQYWAADYHYESKVARRDLVFLVGLTGKLANAILQVVFALNRVYFPGDGWNLPMAAELERLPPDFLSRMTSILEPGHDADAWGRQRAELIAMIADLEVLAAA; this is encoded by the coding sequence ATGAGCCGAGAGGCTGAACTCATCGCGATCATGACGCCGCTGCTGGCGGACCTGGCCGAGGACGGACGCGGCGCCGTCGCTCTGGCCGGGTCGCGCGGCAAGCGGCGGTCCGACCTCAAGTCGGACTATGATTTCCGCGTCTATGCCGACGCCTATCGCGGGCCAGAGGTGCGCGAGAGCGTACAATGGAAACGGTTCGAGGCGGCTATGCACGACTGGGTCGCCGAAGGCTTCCGCATGGATGGGGTCTGGATGCGCAGCTATGCGGGCGTCCGGCGCGACCTCGATGCCTGGATTTCCGGCACGGCCGTGCCCAAGACCTTCGAATGGACGATCTGGGGTTACCACCTGCCCACGGATCTGGCCAACCAGCAGATCATTTTCGATCCGCAGGGGCTGCTCGCAGACTGGCGCGGGCAGTTGGCCACCTATCCGGAGACGCTGCGCGCCTCGATCCTGCGCCAGTACGGGGAAATTCTCCAATACTGGGCGGCCGACTATCACTACGAAAGCAAGGTCGCCCGGCGTGACCTCGTCTTTCTCGTCGGGCTCACCGGCAAGCTCGCCAATGCGATCCTGCAAGTCGTCTTCGCGCTCAACCGGGTCTATTTCCCCGGCGACGGCTGGAACCTGCCGATGGCCGCCGAGCTGGAGCGGCTGCCACCCGATTTTCTTTCACGCATGACCTCCATTCTCGAGCCCGGCCACGATGCCGATGCCTGGGGGCGCCAGCGTGCCGAACTCATCGCCATGATCGCCGATCTGGAGGTGCTGGCCGCGGCCTGA
- a CDS encoding alpha-L-fucosidase yields the protein MDKAFTASSDATDGKAWFTNERFGMFIHFGLYALAARHEWVQHREEISSQDYAKYFENFDPDLYDPREWARRAREAGMKYVVLTAKHHEGFCLWDSKFTDYKATNTPYGKDLLKPYVEAFRAEGLKVGFYYSLIDWHHPEFPIDGIHPLRNHPDALEMNKTRDVRKYAQYMRDQVTELLTNFGEISVIWFDFSYPKREYRGMPGKGRGDWESEELIGLVRKLQPNIIVGDRLDLPTDGNFPKDLATPEQYTPRVAPTINGKPVRWEVCHTFSGSWGYHRDESTWKDDPQLINILIDTVSLGGNLLMNVGPTARGTFDARANKALETYRDWMHLNGRSIYGAGPSEYKAPNGCRFTQRGNRLYLHIQNWPFRHVHIEGLGRKIKYAQFLHDASEIQWLDPDAEVDSNIGVAVGDGMLTLELPVIKPDVVVPVVELILKD from the coding sequence TTGGATAAGGCTTTCACAGCCAGCAGCGATGCCACGGACGGCAAGGCCTGGTTCACGAACGAACGTTTCGGGATGTTCATTCACTTCGGGCTCTACGCGCTGGCGGCGCGCCACGAATGGGTGCAGCACCGCGAGGAGATATCCAGCCAGGATTACGCCAAGTATTTCGAGAACTTCGATCCCGATCTCTACGATCCGCGCGAATGGGCGCGCCGGGCCCGCGAAGCGGGGATGAAATACGTCGTCCTCACCGCCAAGCACCATGAAGGCTTCTGTCTCTGGGACAGCAAGTTCACCGACTACAAGGCCACCAACACCCCTTACGGCAAGGACTTGCTCAAGCCTTATGTCGAGGCTTTCCGGGCCGAGGGCCTCAAGGTCGGGTTCTACTATTCGCTGATCGACTGGCACCACCCGGAATTCCCGATCGACGGCATCCATCCGCTGCGCAACCATCCCGATGCGCTCGAGATGAACAAGACGCGCGACGTGCGCAAATACGCGCAATACATGCGCGACCAGGTCACCGAGCTGCTGACCAATTTCGGCGAAATTTCCGTCATCTGGTTCGATTTCAGCTACCCCAAGCGCGAGTATCGCGGCATGCCCGGCAAGGGGCGTGGGGACTGGGAAAGCGAGGAACTGATCGGGCTCGTGCGCAAGTTGCAGCCCAACATCATCGTGGGCGACCGCCTGGACCTGCCCACCGACGGCAACTTCCCCAAGGACCTGGCGACGCCCGAGCAATATACGCCGCGCGTGGCGCCCACCATCAACGGCAAGCCGGTGCGCTGGGAAGTCTGCCACACGTTCTCGGGCTCCTGGGGCTACCACCGCGACGAGAGTACGTGGAAGGACGATCCGCAGCTCATCAACATTCTCATCGATACGGTTTCGCTCGGCGGAAACCTGCTGATGAACGTGGGGCCGACCGCCCGCGGCACGTTCGACGCCCGCGCCAACAAGGCGCTCGAAACCTATCGCGACTGGATGCATCTCAACGGTCGTTCGATCTACGGGGCAGGGCCATCCGAATACAAGGCGCCCAATGGCTGCCGCTTCACCCAACGCGGCAACCGGCTCTACCTCCACATCCAGAATTGGCCGTTCCGGCACGTCCACATCGAAGGGCTGGGGCGCAAGATCAAGTACGCCCAGTTCCTGCACGACGCCAGCGAGATCCAGTGGCTCGATCCGGATGCCGAGGTCGATTCCAACATCGGCGTGGCGGTGGGCGACGGCATGCTCACGCTCGAACTCCCCGTCATCAAGCCCGATGTCGTGGTGCCCGTGGTCGAGTTGATCCTCAAGGACTGA